A stretch of the Medicago truncatula cultivar Jemalong A17 chromosome 5, MtrunA17r5.0-ANR, whole genome shotgun sequence genome encodes the following:
- the LOC11431946 gene encoding F-box/kelch-repeat protein At3g06240, with protein sequence MYRYHFVTKDHSYYDDTSLLLHQILTPWGLHPGCDRYPHDDTFELYSVSGSSFENKVKLDWPNIKLKPGYYRAGVKYERGFRLLGSGSVHGTLYMVCAHNGNFILWNPSTKESKLIPPSPFDSEPNWRFCVIHRGFGYDSVRDDYKVICYGKVSRNCYGVFTEEANCGSYLWEIYSVRRNCWRKLDVDMHNKHDSCNHQQLYVDGLSHWMCFGETCQERYMLSFDWSNEIFLTTLIPPAPISNINGRLEDFWGMKQLFLLNGSIAFIVSYKETGTFHISILGELGVKESWTKIFIVGPFPCLEYPIGAGKKGDMLFRKKDGKFAWFDLNTQTIIEEFGVITQMLGCQITIHKENLLPFEGKSI encoded by the coding sequence ATGTACCGCTATCATTTCGTAACAAAGGATCATTCTTATTATGATGATACCTCTCTCCTCCTACACCAAATATTAACTCCTTGGGGCCTCCACCCTGGCTGTGACCGTTATCCTCACGATGATACATTTGAGTTGTATTCTGTTTCCGGTTCGAGTTTTGAAAATAAGGTCAAATTAGATTGGCCAAATATCAAATTAAAGCCGGGATATTATAGGGCTGGAGTCAAATATGAGCGTGGTTTTAGGCTTTTAGGTTCAGGTAGTGTCCATGGAACTCTTTATATGGTTTGTGCACACAACGGGAATTTTATATTATGGAATCCATCTACTAAGGAATCTAAACTTATTCCTCCTAGCCCTTTTGATTCTGAACCTAATTGGCGTTTTTGTGTTATTCATCGTGGATTTGGTTATGACAGTGTTCGAGATGACTATAAAGTGATATGTTATGGAAAAGTTTCAAGAAACTGTTATGGAGTATTTACCGAAGAAGCTAATTGTGGCTCCTATTTATGGGAGATATATAGTGTAAGAAGAAACTGTTGGAGAAAACTTGATGTCGACATGCATAATAAGCATGATAGTTGTAACCATCAACAATTGTACGTCGATGGACTCTCACACTGGATGTGTTTTGGTGAAACATGTCAGGAAAGATATATGTTGTCATTTGACTGGAGCAACGAGATTTTCCTTACAACACTCATACCCCCCGCCCCCATCTCCAACATAAATGGTCGTCTTGAAGATTTTTGGGGGATGAAACAGTTGTTCCTATTAAACGGGTCTATTGCTTTCATAGTAAGTTATAAAGAGACAGGTACATTTCACATTTCAATTTTGGGAGAACTCGGTGTAAAGGAATCATGGACTAAGATCTTTATTGTAGGGCCCTTTCCTTGCCTTGAGTATCCTATCGGAGCTGGAAAGAAGGGCGATATGTTGTTCCGGAAGAAAGACGGCAAATTCGCTTGGTTTGATTTAAATACCCAAACAATAATTGAGGAGTTTGGTGTTATAACACAGATGCTTGGATGTCAGATAACAATTCATAAGGAAAACCTTCTTCCTTTTGAAGGAAAAAGTATTTAA